A region of the Mytilus edulis chromosome 11, xbMytEdul2.2, whole genome shotgun sequence genome:
CACGCCTTCCATCTACACCAAGGAGTCAATGAAAGCATACAAATCGTTAGAAGCATACAAGTAAGTgttaaaatatgtatttgaattattattgcgattttaaaACGACTTTTAACATGAAGAAAgagctgaattttttttttaatctcaccTTCTCAGGTAAAAGGGGGGTTGTTTATGTCACGTGGTTAATGCCATATTAGGTCATCTTACCTGGTCACAGGTAAACGTATATTCCTGTTGTGACAATGTCATTCACTGTATTTACAACTTTTTTATTAGATAAACATTGTCATCTATTTTGACCATTTTTCCCTGTGCATGTGTAGTGTCACAAAAtatgtgcacatacatgtacCCTTCATTTTTGATACACTAAATTTACCTTGATTTTTTCATATCTATAttgattaataatttaattttgttgtgatctatatataaatgtaatgatAGGCTTATTTTGATATGTATTTGAACtggaataaatgaaaataaaacattttaaaaataaatataaaaaattataaagaaatttaaagatttaaattttttgtttatacAGTATTGTCATGCTTTGTCACTTTGTCAGCtgatgatattttgaataattttatgcatatacatatataagtatcACACATGCATgtccataaccatgataactaaaTGTTTATTGGCTATTACATCTATACTGATTTGTTCCCTTTTTCAGATAGGTCATCAGTGGACATGTACAAGTTGTGTTTTCTCACCCAGTTGACAACGACTGTCCATTCATGGTCCTCAAGACAAAGGTCACACCGTCACAAAGAGCTCGAGATAAACCACATGAACCATGGGTGTATTTGGAAAAGAGCAGCGGGACAGTATACTGTGCTCACTGTACCTGTATGGCAGGGTATGTATACTGTACTGTGACTCGATTGTGACCTAGAATTCTATTGTtcttgtatatacatgtatcgtGTTTAATATATTGATATGAGATATAACATGTGGTACaatagccaatgagacaattctatccaccagagttcaattgATTTGGATGTACAATGTAAGCAGATATAGCAAACAAtacagacttcaacaatgagacaaaCCCTTATCGCTGTAAAAGGTCCTCCATGAgagaaaatatgaaacaattcaattgatgTATTACATTTGGTTTCATTAGCACCGTTTTTCCAAATGTCATGTATTAAAAATTTCTTCATTTACAGGTTAGGGGAAGTATGCAGTCATGTTGGGGCACTACTGTTCAAGGTGGAGATGGCTGTTAAAATTGGAATCACGCAATCAAGTTCAACCAGTAAAGCTTGTCAGTGGAACAACAGATTTAGAAAAGAGGTACATTTTTGCACTTATAttcatgtataaaattgagaatggaaatggggaaagtgtcaaagagacaacaacccgaccaaataaaaaaaacaacagcagaaggtcaccaacaggtcttcgatgtagcgagaaattcccgcaccaggaggcttccttcagctggcccctaaccaaatatatactagttcagtgataatgagcgccatactaatttccaaattgtacacaagaaactaaaattaaaataatacaagactaacaaaggccagaggcatgTAAAGTAGAagataaatcaaaattttatatttactgaaatAAAATCACTATGTCTATAATTAGAAATGTTTATGAGATTGACTGAATACAAACTGCTAAGCACACCAGCTAACCAAAGATTTAGATGACATGTCAGCAAAATGATTAATTTTGTATGTTactattgaaatatatatatgtacatgtatattcaatgcATGATTAATTTTCAACACCACTTTAagtaattgatttattttattgtcagGTTACTCCAACTACTGTCACAGACATTTTCCAGCAAATAAAGGGTAGACGTACAAAAGATATCGAAAGTGTCCAAGCCAACGGGGCAGCACCTCTCCCTTCCCAAGAAGTCCTAAATGAACTGTATGCTATTGCACCTAACGCTGCTTTTTTTACCTCAGTTATGACGCCAAGTATAGATAATCCACCTACCTCAAAAACAACTGACAACAAGTACCCTCAATTGCTGTCAACACTTCAACAGACCGATAACAATGACATAGATGACCTTTGTAATAAAACCATAGATTCATATACTGTTTCACAGTACAAGGCAGAAAATTTAGAGGTAGCAACTAGAAATTAAGCCATCAGTTCCTTATGGTATCAACATAGAATGGGTAGAATCACAGCATCAAAAGCTCATGATGTACTAGTTCGTAAAGAAACAACTCCTGCAGCCAACCTTGTCAAAAGAATAGCCGGTTATTCAACATATGACCTATCAAAAAAACAGTCGGTCAAATGGGGCGTAGACCACGAAGATGAATGTAGACAGGCATACACAAATCACCAACAGAACCACCACCTAGACCTAACATGTTCTCCGTGTGGTTTCTTTATACACACAAGTCATCCATTCCTAGGAGTCTGCCCCGATGGCATTGTTAACTGCACATGCTGTGGCAGAGGTACCATAGAGGTCAAATGCCCTTTTAAACACAAAGATGTAACTGTACCACAAGCTGCTAAAAGTGATAAAAACTTCTGTCTCGACGCAAATTTAACCCTGAAGACCAGCCACAGATATTTTACGCAAGTCCAGATGCATATGTTCATCACTAACTGCCAGTATTGTGACTTTGTTGTATATACCAAATGTCAGCCTGAAGCAAGCATGGTAATAGTACGCGTCCCAATTGATCTAGACTTTTGCCACAAGTTGATACACAAGTGTGAgaacttttttaaatcatttgttaTACGTGAACTGCTCACCAGAGAACTTGAAAATGAGCcaacaacaaacaacaatgaCAGGGtcgacaacaacaacaacaatgcCAATGAGAAATCGTGGTGTATTTGTTCAGAACCAGAGTATGGCCGAATGATAAGGTGTGATGGTGACCAGTGTCCTTACGAGTGGTTCCATTATAAATGTGTCAACATACGACGTAAACCAAGAGGACAGTGGTTTTGTGCTAGCTGTGAAAtatagacaaacaaacaataccaattgaattactttatttattcagagatattgaaaaatatttgcaATCAACATcttgtatttcatgtatttatgcaatatatatgtatagatgATAAAAATGGACATAACATGTATATGTTAAATCAAACAACACATTATCAATAGCTGGAATGTACACTAATAAATGTaagaattattgaaaaattaaaacttaacaacatatatatctataataaaggAAATTTGGAAACAATTTTGCTACTTCTgcctttttgaatttaaaaagaatagttggtaaaaatattttatcttttaatatgtACATTAtaagatatacattttgtaactggCTTCTTTGTTCATGTGgaataaacaaaaaatcttgtGAATGCATCAATAATGAAAAGTATTATGCTCAGTTTGAAAACAATAGACTTGTACATTATATGATATAATTTcttttgtaatacatgtacatcattgtgtgaaataaattattttgatacatatttttatatttcctaCAGCCTGTTGATTTTGCAATAAATCTTTCTATTATCAAATAACAACACATGCATATACAAGTCTGTAAAAAAGTTTCTTAAGACACAAGTTTGGGTTGGAGATTACAAATTCCTGAACAAATGATAACAATGCTATCAGAATGAGGAACCATACACATACTCATGTTTGAACTTAGAATGTTAAAGTTTTTTAATCTCTGAATTGCTCTCTCAACGTGTATTCTGACATGGGCTATTTTACGGGTCTGTTCTACTTCTTTGGCACTTAGTTGTTTTTTTCCTCTAGTGAATGCGGGTATAACAAGTGTTGCACTTTTGTTGGCAAGTTCTTCAGATATCAAAAACCCACGGTCAGCCAACACCTGATCTCCATGCTGAATTTTGTCCAAATAACCACTACGTTGGGTAATAACTTTGTCGGATGTCCTACCACCAAATGCCTTTGATACGAAAGAAATAGCTCCTGTAGGTGTTATTGATACCAAAAATTTAATGGTGTTGTTGTGCTTGTAGTTTGACCAGGTCTGAGCTCTAGCAGTTAGTTGGCCTGGTCGCTGAATAAACACTTCGAAACAGTCAATGATACTGGAGCACCTTCTATATGATGGTTTAAAAACAGATGGCATGTTACTTAATAGGTATTCTTTATCAGGCCACTGAATCAGAAAGGATAGTTTGTTGGCTAATTTTGGAAGTCCTATATTAAGAATTTCTGATATTGTTGTTTTTGACACACCAAAGCGATAGGCAAGATCTTCATGTTGAAGGTTCAGTCTTAACTTCATTAGTAGGCATAACAAAACACTTGTTGGTGACATAACTTTACATGATGGCAATATACAAGAACAAAATGACAACAACCACATAAATAGAGCTTTCGAATGTACACCTGTGTAAAACTGTATCTTACGGTCACTGGCAGTAACAAGGGTTTCAACGTTTATCTGACTGATGTTTGCCTTTAAGGTAGTGTTTTCTGTTTGAAGGCGACCTAGTTCAGCATAcagttttttcatattttctagtCTCAGTGTGGCAATCTTGTTGATGCAAGCATCATGTTGGTTGTTCTTGGCTGACTGcactaaaaaaaaagagaaaatttattaatgtgaacaaaaatatttttatattatacaacATGTTAAACAGCCTTCATTAAATAAAACTTAGTAAAATGTGCAATCATTTCCTTAACATTTCTTTACctcattttattaaagaaaaaatattctgcTGTCACTCCAGGTATTGATTTAGGTTCATGAAATCTGTGAAGCAAGAGCATGAAGAGGTGCTGAATGTGTATTTACAAGGGTGTTAatcaattgttttgtttgtagATCTATACATGTGTCATACAGCTAAAGTTAACCTTGACCTCTCCTTGATTAAGATGAAAGGAGTTATTAATTATTGTTTTCCAAAGATTAATTACATGTTCAATCATTTCTGATTTAAACTTAAAAGAAACTGCTATTCAAACACTCCACTTAAATTGAGTGTTCTATATCTCACTAATTAGGACTTGTTTTGTTAGGTACAGTATGAGTAATAGATAATTGAAatgtttaattcattaaaaaaaactttgttctAATTTCTTAATAAGTGAAATAAAATACTGAACATTTagcaaaatatgcaaaaaattaCACAATGTTACAGATTTATTCTAGTAAttcaaaattattaatattagtAAGTTATCtccttgacaatcataccacatcttcttatatttgtatatattattaCACTAATGATTTATGCATATTAAATACCTGATTTTGGTTCTGGAATATTCTCTGCATTACTGAGGTCAAGCAATACTGAGGCTACTTGGACCTTCTCCTTATCTGCTTG
Encoded here:
- the LOC139495789 gene encoding uncharacterized protein, encoding MVLKTKVTPSQRARDKPHEPWVYLEKSSGTVYCAHCTCMAGLGEVCSHVGALLFKVEMAVKIGITQSSSTSKACQWNNRFRKEVTPTTVTDIFQQIKGRRTKDIESVQANGAAPLPSQEVLNELYAIAPNAAFFTSVMTPSIDNPPTSKTTDNKYPQLLSTLQQTDNNDIDDLCNKTIDSYTVSQYKAENLEVATRN
- the LOC139495788 gene encoding uncharacterized protein — protein: MGYQKYKASGDQRYARFQRVEQRQADKEKVQVASVLLDLSNAENIPEPKSVQSAKNNQHDACINKIATLRLENMKKLYAELGRLQTENTTLKANISQINVETLVTASDRKIQFYTGVHSKALFMWLLSFCSCILPSCKVMSPTSVLLCLLMKLRLNLQHEDLAYRFGVSKTTISEILNIGLPKLANKLSFLIQWPDKEYLLSNMPSVFKPSYRRCSSIIDCFEVFIQRPGQLTARAQTWSNYKHNNTIKFLVSITPTGAISFVSKAFGGRTSDKVITQRSGYLDKIQHGDQVLADRGFLISEELANKSATLVIPAFTRGKKQLSAKEVEQTRKIAHVRIHVERAIQRLKNFNILSSNMSMCMVPHSDSIVIICSGICNLQPKLVS